The following are encoded in a window of Panicum virgatum strain AP13 chromosome 5N, P.virgatum_v5, whole genome shotgun sequence genomic DNA:
- the LOC120676698 gene encoding uncharacterized protein LOC120676698 — MDHPTALHVRILCSVDLTTIVSGWIECSGTMRTCWAMPRMWQSSPQTPARPLAPLLAIQLPTSILKQSRSLEHLPRHLRRREHHGRGGLPRRIQLIVVDKDLPDDDFHNCKLAS; from the exons GATTCTATGCTCGGTGGATCTGACGACGATAGTAAGCGGATGGATTGAGTGCTCGGGAACAATGAGAACGTGCTGGGCGATGCCTCGGATGTGGCAGTCGTCGCCGCAGACCCCAGCGCGGCCTCTGGCCCCGCTGCTTGCCATCCAGCTGCCCACATCCATCCTGAAGCAGTCGAGGTCCCTGGAGCACCTCCCACGCCACCTCCGACGACGAGAGCACCACGGCCGGGGTGGATTGCCGAGGCGGATCCAATTGAT TGTTGTTGACAAGGATCTGCCGGACGATGACTTCCACAACTGCAAGCTAGCATCATAG
- the LOC120675148 gene encoding DNA replication licensing factor MCM2-like, whose protein sequence is QAVYTTGKGTSAVGLTAAVHKDPVAREWTLEGGALVLADRGICLIDEFDKMNDQDSHGATEYQNVKGRNHHISSSSMQCYCSSKSNRRKFISLACG, encoded by the exons CAAGCGGTATATACAACTGGAAAAGGAACCTCTGCTGTTGGTCTCACTGCAGCAGTTCACAAGGATCCAGTAGCACGGGAATGGACACTTGAGGGAGGTGCACTGGTTCTTGCTGATAGGGGCATATGCCTTATTGATGAATTTGACAAGATGAACGATCAAGATAG CCATGGAGCAACAGAGTATCAGAATGTCAAAGGCAGGAATCATCACATCTCTTCAAGCTCGATGCAGTGTTATTGCTCCAGCAAATCCAATAGGCGGaag TTTATCTCCCTCGCTTGTGGGTAG
- the LOC120673110 gene encoding protein FIZZY-RELATED 3-like has translation MAAAEAKPRLNVPPSMAAALRLDPVGAAASSLPSPSRRLAEPPKTPSPSKTTTYSDRFIPCRSSSRLHNFALLDSPSKDDTTYSRLLRAELFGPDSPRPATPASPNTNLFRYKKDHQSSAATSPFAAQHDCTAGSGDTTASPQKPPRKVPKTPHKVLDAPSLQDDFYLNLVDWSSQNMLAVGLGTCVYLWSASNSKVTKLCDLGPRDSVCAVHWSREGSYLAIGTGLGDVQIWDSSRCKRIRNMGGHQTRTGVLAWSSCILSSGSRDKNILQHDIRVPSDYVSMFSGHRSEVCGLKWSHDDRELASGGNDNQLLVWNQRSQQPVLRLTEHTAAVKAIAWSPHQQGLLASGGGTADRCIRFWNTANGNVLNSIDTGSQVCNLAWCKNVNELVSTHGYSQNQIMVWKYPSMSKVATLTGHTMRVLYLASSPDGQTIVTGAGDETLRFWNIFPSVKTQTPVRDIGLWSFSRSHIR, from the exons ATGGCGGCGGCCGAAGCGAAACCGCGCCTCAACGTGCCGCCGTCCATggcggccgctctccgcctcgaCCCCGTGGgggcggccgcctcctccttgccgtccccctcgcgccgcctcgccgagccaCCCAAGACGCCCTCCCCCTCCAAGACCACCACCTACAGCGACCGCTTCATCCcctgccgctcctcctcccgcctCCACAACTTCGCGCTCCTCGACTCCCCCTCCAAGGACGACACCACCTACtcccgcctcctccgcgccgagctcttcggccccGACTCGCCGCGCCCAGCCACCCCCGCCTCTCCCAACACCAACCTCTTCCGATACAAGAAAGACCACCAGTCCTCCGCCGCCACATCCCCCTTCGCCGCCCAACACGACTGCACCGCCGGATCCGGAGACACCACGGCATCGCCGCAGAAGCCGCCCAGGAAAGTCCCCAAGACGCCGCACAAG GTCCTGGACGCGCCGTCCCTGCAGGACGACTTCTACCTCAACCTCGTCGACTGGTCCTCGCAGAACATGCTCGCCGTCGGCCTAGGGACCTGCGTCTACCTCTGGTCCGCGTCCAATAGCAAG GTCACCAAGCTCTGCGATCTGGGGCCCAGAGACAGCGTCTGCGCCGTGCATTGGTCACGGGAAGGCTCTTATCTTGCCATTGGCACCGGCCTTGGAGATGTCCAG ATCTGGGACAGCTCGCGCTGCAAACGGATTAGGAACATGGGAGGTCACCAAACACGGACTGGGGTATTAGCATGGAGCTCCTGCATATTGTCCTCCGGTAGCAGGGACAAGAACATATTGCAGCATGACATCCGTGTCCCCAGTGACTATGTCAGCATGTTCTCTGGTCATAGATCAGAG GTCTGTGGACTAAAATGGTCGCATGACGACCGTGAGCTTGCTTCGGGTGGAAACGACAATCAGCTACTAGTTTGGAACCAACGATCGCAACAGCCGGTGTTGCGCTTGACAGAGCATACAGCTGCGGTTAAAGCAATAGCGTGGTCACCGCATCAGCAGGGCCTCCTGGCATCAGGAGGTGGAACAGCTGATAGGTGTATCAGGTTTTGGAACACGGCTAATGGAAATGTTCTCAACTCAATAGACACAGGCAGCCAG GTTTGCAACCTTGCCTGGTGCAAAAATGTGAATGAGCTCGTGAGCACACACGGGTATTCTCAAAATCAAATCATGGTGTGGAAATATCCATCTATGTCAAAG GTTGCAACTCTAACCGGACATACGATGCGTGTGCTTTACCTTGCATCGTCCCCTGATGGCCAG ACCATAGTAACAGGAGCAGGGGACGAAACTCTACGATTCTGGAATATTTTCCCATCAGTGAAGACACAG ACTCCTGTCCGTGATATTGGGCTCTGGTCATTCTCAAGAAGCCACATCCGGTGA
- the LOC120673111 gene encoding probable WRKY transcription factor 57, which yields MEEELQVPPPPPLDESGWRSSGSDDDGPRRRRESMVNKLISTVYSGPTISDIESALSFTGGADQNININLADDAMDNYSSGGVSTSPAVVLSPAETKVLSKMENKYTLKIKTSGNGLAEDGYKWRKYGQKSIKNSPNPRSYYRCTNPRCNAKKQVERATDEADTLLVTYEGLHLHYTYSHFLLQHHQQQAPPAPAAAAAAGISSKKPKLQPRGGGPAAPGDLDRLFLLHGGGSSWQHAAAAASPRRREDGLIPHQQEAEGYDDDGFVDHHRRHQQQHMSSNNKGQGQGGLLEDVVPLLVRRPCSSSGGGGGGGASTSTPIAAASRPTSSSSVSSWNNNPTSPYYSIDMAILSNIF from the exons atggaggaggagctgcaagtgccgccgccgccgccgcttgatgAGAGCGGCTGGCGGAgcagcggcagcgacgacgatggccctcggcgccggcgggagTCCATGGTGAACAAGCTCATCTCCACGGTCTACTCCGGGCCCACCATCAGCGACATAGAGAGCGCTCTCTCCTTCACCGGCGGCGCCGATCAGAATATTAATATTAACCTGGCTGATGATGCCATGGATAACTACAGCTCCGGCGGCGTCTCCACCAGCCCAGCGGT GGTTCTCTCCCCTGCAGAGACGAAGGTGTTGAGCAAGATGGAGAACAAGTACACGCTCAAGATCAAGACCTCTGGGAACGGGCTTGCAGAGGATGGCTACAAATGGAGGAAATACGGGCAGAAATCCATCAAGAACAGCCCCAACCCAAG gagcTACTACCGTTGCACGAACCCTCGGTGCAACGCGAAGAAGCAGGTGGAGCGCGCGACAGACGAGGCGGACACGCTGCTCGTCACCTACGAAGGTCTCCACCTGCACTACACCTACTCCCACTTCCTCCTGCAACACCACCAGCAGCAAGCCCCTCctgctccagcagcagcagcagcagcaggcatcagcagcaagaagcccaagctgcagccgcgcggcggtggcccaGCAGCGCCAGGAGATCTAGACCGCCTATtcctcctccacggcggcggcagcagctggCAGCATGCTGCAGCGGCAGCCTCGCCAAGAAGAAGAGAGGATGGACTGATCCCTCATCAACAAGAAGCAGAGGGCTACGATGACGACGGCTTTGTTGATCATCATCGTCGtcaccagcagcagcacatGAGTAGTAATAATAAGGGCCAGGGCCAGGGGGGGCTGCTGGAAGACGTTGTGCCGCTGCTTGTCCGGCGCccctgcagcagcagcggcggcggcggcggcggcggcgccagcaccTCCACCCCAATTGCCGCCGCCAGCAGACCGACGTCGTCGTCCTCCGTCTCATCATGGAATAATAACCCAACGTCGCCCTACTACAGCATCGACATGGCCATACTCTCCAACATCTTCTGA